A genome region from Chengkuizengella sp. SCS-71B includes the following:
- a CDS encoding 1-deoxy-D-xylulose-5-phosphate reductoisomerase — protein sequence MSKHVSILGSTGSIGTQTLDVISMHREDFIIESLAAGSNLPLFVEQINTYHPKKVSVATKSIAEQLKPLISSSIDVFYGDEGLIEVAANTDASFIVNALVGSKGLKPTISAIEAGKHIGLANKETLVTAGHIIKQLTHKHEVDLLPIDSEHSAIFQCLNGESHSEISKVTLTASGGSFRDRSREELVGVTVEEALSHPNWSMGAKITIDSATMVNKGLEVIEAHWLFDIGYEKIDVVIHPESIIHSFVEFNDRSVIAQLGNPDMRVPIQYALTYPRRLKNSTEPLDLTLLGRLNFKQMDYHRFPCLKMAFDCGKLGGSATTVFNAANEVAVSRFLNGEIEFLHIEKIIHHVLEKHDVTAFPQLDELLEIDKWARESAHNVPSSS from the coding sequence TTGAGTAAACATGTATCAATACTAGGCTCTACTGGTTCCATTGGGACTCAAACGTTAGATGTTATTTCTATGCATAGAGAAGATTTCATTATTGAAAGTTTGGCTGCAGGTTCTAACTTACCTCTTTTTGTAGAACAAATAAATACATACCATCCTAAAAAAGTTTCAGTTGCTACGAAATCTATAGCTGAGCAATTAAAACCCCTCATTTCTTCTTCTATTGATGTGTTTTATGGTGATGAAGGTTTAATTGAAGTTGCAGCCAACACTGACGCCTCGTTTATAGTCAATGCACTGGTTGGCAGCAAGGGGTTAAAACCAACAATAAGTGCTATTGAGGCTGGTAAACATATTGGTTTAGCTAATAAGGAAACTCTTGTCACTGCGGGACATATTATTAAACAATTAACTCATAAACACGAAGTAGATTTACTTCCTATAGACAGCGAGCATTCTGCAATTTTCCAGTGTTTAAATGGAGAATCTCACTCTGAAATATCGAAAGTCACTTTGACTGCTTCGGGTGGTTCTTTCCGAGATAGATCAAGGGAAGAATTGGTTGGTGTAACTGTAGAAGAAGCTTTATCACACCCTAATTGGTCTATGGGTGCTAAAATTACAATTGATTCTGCGACTATGGTTAACAAAGGTTTAGAGGTAATTGAAGCGCATTGGCTATTTGATATTGGATACGAAAAAATTGATGTAGTGATCCATCCTGAAAGCATCATACATTCTTTTGTAGAGTTTAATGATCGTAGTGTTATTGCGCAGTTAGGTAATCCTGATATGAGAGTGCCTATTCAATATGCATTAACTTACCCAAGAAGATTAAAAAATTCAACGGAACCGTTGGATTTAACACTGCTTGGCAGACTGAATTTTAAACAAATGGACTATCATCGATTTCCTTGTTTAAAAATGGCTTTTGATTGTGGAAAATTAGGTGGGTCAGCGACTACTGTTTTTAATGCGGCTAATGAAGTTGCAGTTTCTAGGTTTTTAAATGGTGAGATTGAATTTTTACACATTGAAAAAATAATACATCATGTATTAGAAAAACATGATGTAACGGCATTTCCACAACTAGACGAACTATTGGAAATAGATAAATGGGCTAGAGAAAGTGCGCATAACGTTCCTTCCTCTAGTTAG
- a CDS encoding phosphatidate cytidylyltransferase encodes MIQRIVTGVLALALFMFFLFLGHIWFAMFMLLLSLIGYFEYVRITQNKVRQFSSVLGFVFVIYLVLPWSEMGITLFDSLALYTVIWGMLLMFLLASVFSKNKQDIKKISLLFLGAIYIGFGFHYMALTLFIEDGLFWALFIFISIWLTDAGAYFSGLAFGKHPLWPSISPKKTIEGSIGGILITLTAAIIFSILSPDLLELKQGIILAIVISIFSQLGDLIQSAYKRVYDVKDSGTILPGHGGILDRCDSWIIVFPLLHLFHIL; translated from the coding sequence TTGATACAAAGAATTGTAACAGGTGTATTAGCATTAGCACTATTTATGTTCTTTCTATTTTTAGGACATATATGGTTCGCTATGTTTATGTTGTTATTATCATTAATAGGCTATTTCGAATACGTAAGAATAACTCAAAATAAGGTGCGGCAATTTTCATCTGTTTTAGGGTTTGTTTTTGTTATTTATTTAGTTTTACCATGGTCAGAAATGGGCATAACATTATTTGACTCACTTGCTTTATATACGGTCATTTGGGGAATGCTGTTGATGTTTTTACTCGCTTCAGTATTTTCAAAAAATAAGCAGGATATTAAAAAAATATCTCTTCTTTTTCTAGGTGCTATTTATATCGGATTCGGATTTCATTATATGGCGCTCACATTATTTATAGAAGATGGGCTCTTTTGGGCATTATTTATATTTATTTCCATTTGGTTAACTGACGCAGGAGCTTATTTCTCTGGATTAGCCTTTGGAAAACATCCTTTGTGGCCTTCAATAAGCCCTAAGAAAACGATTGAGGGATCTATTGGTGGAATTCTTATTACATTGACTGCTGCGATTATTTTTTCAATTTTAAGTCCAGATTTATTGGAACTAAAACAAGGGATCATACTTGCTATTGTAATTTCTATTTTTTCACAGTTAGGTGACCTTATTCAATCCGCATATAAACGTGTTTATGATGTTAAGGATTCTGGAACTATATTACCTGGACATGGTGGGATTCTTGACCGCTGTGATAGCTGGATCATTGTATTCCCATTACTTCATTTATTCCATATTTTATAG
- a CDS encoding isoprenyl transferase, with translation MFRRLKKWFGNKDTKQSNFQSDMNHKNIPKHVAIIMDGNGRWAKKQGLPRVMGHHAGMKNVRSITIAANNMGIDVLTLYAFSTENWKRPKDEVDFLMKLPEEFFPMMIDELIENNIQIKMIGNKEGLPDYTLKSIEKAIELTKYNTGLILNFALNYGSRNEILQGFNRLIHAIHLGEVNEKEITEETFSSFLHTSGLPDPDLLIRTSGELRISNFMLWQLAYSELWFTDAYWPEFDEDQFVKAIVEYQNRARRYGGL, from the coding sequence ATGTTTAGACGATTAAAAAAATGGTTTGGAAACAAAGATACGAAACAAAGCAATTTTCAGTCAGATATGAATCATAAAAATATTCCTAAACATGTAGCTATTATTATGGATGGGAATGGAAGATGGGCTAAGAAACAAGGACTGCCAAGAGTAATGGGTCATCATGCTGGCATGAAAAATGTGAGATCTATTACGATTGCAGCTAATAACATGGGGATTGATGTGTTAACATTATATGCTTTTTCAACGGAAAATTGGAAGCGACCCAAAGATGAAGTTGATTTCTTAATGAAACTTCCAGAAGAATTTTTTCCTATGATGATAGATGAACTAATTGAAAATAATATACAAATTAAAATGATCGGCAATAAAGAAGGATTACCTGATTATACTTTAAAATCCATTGAAAAAGCGATAGAATTAACAAAATACAATACTGGTCTTATACTGAATTTTGCTTTGAATTATGGCAGCAGAAATGAAATCTTGCAAGGTTTCAATCGTTTAATCCATGCCATTCATTTAGGTGAAGTAAATGAAAAGGAAATAACAGAGGAAACTTTTTCTTCATTTTTACATACATCTGGTTTACCTGATCCTGATTTATTAATACGTACAAGTGGTGAATTGCGAATCAGTAATTTTATGCTTTGGCAATTAGCCTATTCAGAATTGTGGTTTACTGATGCATACTGGCCTGAATTTGATGAAGATCAATTTGTAAAAGCGATAGTTGAATATCAAAATCGAGCTAGAAGATACGGTGGATTATAA
- the rseP gene encoding RIP metalloprotease RseP → MSCCSSGNWEGNLLTVEVIIIALLMFFLLVGIHEWGHFYFAKRVGILVREFAIGFGPKLLSIKRNETRYTFRLLPMGGYVRMAGEDPEIVQINPGQTIAVKIENEKVTHIYLDQLDQRTDVILGTVDSIDLEHKLNIKLDVDGELQDLDVHEKAMMETKGKETQIAPWDRQFGSKTIAQRALVIVAGPVMNFILAFFLFIAFIYMSGITVDNPTHWQVGKVTNDSPAEMGGLQARDIIIEVNGHKIGVDDNEKLLALISESADQPMNWIVSRDQSDIQLQVTPKADDTGSGRVGISLQLEKRNPDSIIEGVTFASKTMWNVTEQIFISLKMLVTLQFSLDDLGGPIRITEMTGEAVSYGVDTLVGFVAMISLYLGIFNLLPFPALDGSRLMFFGIEAVRGKPVDPNRESMVHFIGFAVLMLLMIAVTYNDILRLFKG, encoded by the coding sequence ATGAGTTGTTGTTCTAGTGGAAATTGGGAGGGAAATTTATTGACTGTAGAAGTGATTATTATCGCTCTTCTCATGTTCTTTTTATTAGTGGGTATTCATGAATGGGGGCATTTTTACTTTGCTAAACGAGTAGGTATTTTAGTCAGAGAATTTGCAATCGGATTTGGTCCAAAGTTATTATCAATAAAAAGAAATGAAACTCGTTATACATTTCGTTTATTACCGATGGGTGGTTATGTACGAATGGCTGGAGAAGATCCAGAGATCGTTCAAATTAACCCAGGCCAAACTATTGCAGTTAAAATAGAAAATGAAAAGGTAACTCACATTTATTTAGATCAATTAGATCAAAGAACGGATGTGATTCTAGGGACTGTTGATAGTATTGATCTTGAGCATAAATTAAATATTAAATTAGATGTTGATGGTGAATTGCAAGATTTAGATGTACATGAAAAAGCAATGATGGAGACAAAAGGGAAAGAAACTCAAATTGCCCCTTGGGATCGACAGTTTGGGAGTAAAACGATTGCCCAAAGAGCACTTGTCATTGTGGCTGGGCCCGTTATGAATTTTATTCTTGCTTTTTTCTTATTTATCGCTTTTATATATATGAGTGGAATTACGGTTGATAACCCAACTCATTGGCAAGTAGGTAAAGTGACAAATGACTCTCCTGCTGAAATGGGTGGTTTACAAGCAAGAGACATCATTATTGAAGTAAACGGACACAAGATTGGGGTTGATGATAATGAGAAATTGCTCGCGCTTATCTCAGAATCAGCAGATCAACCTATGAATTGGATTGTATCTCGTGATCAGTCTGATATTCAACTTCAGGTGACACCAAAAGCTGATGACACTGGAAGTGGCAGAGTAGGGATATCTCTTCAGTTAGAGAAAAGAAACCCTGATTCTATTATTGAAGGTGTAACTTTTGCTTCTAAAACGATGTGGAACGTTACGGAACAAATATTCATTAGTTTGAAAATGTTGGTTACGTTACAATTTTCATTAGATGATTTAGGGGGACCTATACGTATTACTGAAATGACTGGTGAAGCGGTTAGTTATGGTGTAGATACCTTAGTGGGATTTGTGGCCATGATTAGTTTATATTTAGGGATATTCAATTTACTTCCATTTCCAGCTTTAGACGGAAGCCGGTTAATGTTTTTCGGAATTGAAGCTGTGCGGGGAAAACCTGTCGATCCAAATCGAGAGAGTATGGTTCACTTTATAGGTTTCGCTGTACTAATGTTACTTATGATTGCAGTTACTTATAATGATATATTAAGATTGTTTAAAGGATAA
- the proS gene encoding proline--tRNA ligase, translating to MSKDKKMVREITPQQEDFSRWYIDVIKKADLMDYSPVRGCIVFKPEGFEIWEMMQKELDSKFKETGHRNAYFPLFIPESFFQKEKEHVEGFNPELPWVTEAAGEQLEERLAIRPTSETMIGHMYSKWIQSYRDLPVLINQWANVVRWEKRTLPFLRTSEFLWQEGHTAHETEEEARAETMQMLDIYREFVEDFLSIPVIVGQKTPSEKFAGAIDTFSIEAMMKDGKAVQAGTSHYLGTNFSKAFDIQYLDRDNKQQYAYTTSWGVSTRLIGAMIMVHGDDKGLAVPPKVAPTQVIMIPIGPASKREEVTNKSLELMNGLKQAGVRVRIDTRTDQSPGWKFNEYEMRGVPIRIELGPRDMEKGQVVLVSRISGEKKFVPQDQLNEEVSKMLDGIQKQMYDNAKSFMDSHFGSVETIDEMKSTMEKQRGFVLAGWCGSEVCEHQVKEETGATSRNIPTVVTEHKGKCLVCEEPAKHTVVFGKSY from the coding sequence ATGTCTAAGGACAAAAAAATGGTGAGAGAAATTACGCCTCAACAAGAGGATTTTTCTAGATGGTACATTGATGTGATTAAAAAAGCAGATTTAATGGATTATTCTCCAGTCAGAGGTTGTATCGTTTTTAAACCTGAAGGGTTTGAAATTTGGGAGATGATGCAAAAGGAGCTTGATTCTAAATTTAAAGAAACCGGGCATCGAAACGCATATTTTCCTCTTTTTATTCCTGAAAGCTTTTTTCAAAAAGAAAAAGAACATGTTGAAGGTTTTAATCCAGAATTACCTTGGGTTACAGAAGCTGCAGGAGAACAATTAGAAGAGCGTTTAGCGATCAGACCAACTTCAGAAACGATGATCGGACATATGTATTCTAAATGGATCCAATCTTATAGAGATCTTCCTGTATTAATTAATCAATGGGCGAATGTTGTTCGCTGGGAAAAACGTACACTTCCGTTTTTAAGAACGAGCGAGTTTTTATGGCAGGAAGGGCATACTGCTCACGAAACTGAAGAGGAAGCTAGAGCAGAAACGATGCAAATGTTAGATATTTACCGTGAATTTGTAGAGGACTTTTTAAGCATTCCAGTAATTGTAGGTCAGAAAACCCCATCAGAAAAATTTGCTGGAGCTATAGATACTTTTTCTATTGAAGCGATGATGAAAGATGGAAAAGCAGTACAAGCTGGCACGTCTCACTATTTAGGTACTAACTTTTCCAAAGCATTTGATATACAATATTTAGATCGTGATAATAAGCAACAGTATGCTTATACGACATCATGGGGTGTAAGTACAAGATTAATAGGTGCAATGATTATGGTCCACGGTGATGACAAAGGGTTAGCCGTACCTCCTAAAGTTGCACCAACTCAAGTCATCATGATTCCAATTGGTCCAGCAAGCAAAAGAGAAGAAGTTACAAATAAAAGTCTGGAATTAATGAATGGATTGAAACAAGCTGGTGTAAGAGTACGCATAGATACACGTACAGATCAAAGTCCAGGATGGAAGTTCAATGAGTATGAAATGAGAGGGGTTCCAATTAGAATTGAACTTGGTCCTCGTGATATGGAAAAAGGACAAGTTGTTCTTGTATCTAGAATTTCTGGGGAAAAGAAGTTTGTACCTCAAGATCAGCTTAATGAAGAAGTATCTAAAATGCTAGATGGGATTCAAAAACAGATGTACGATAATGCAAAAAGTTTTATGGACTCACATTTTGGTTCAGTTGAAACCATTGATGAAATGAAATCTACTATGGAGAAACAAAGAGGGTTTGTATTAGCAGGTTGGTGTGGGTCTGAAGTTTGCGAACATCAAGTGAAAGAGGAGACAGGTGCCACAAGTAGAAATATTCCTACGGTTGTAACAGAACATAAAGGAAAGTGTTTGGTTTGTGAAGAACCTGCAAAACATACAGTTGTATTTGGAAAATCCTATTAA
- a CDS encoding PolC-type DNA polymerase III: MMNLCLACCNWEGNNIENVNNHEKRTRFELLMKQAGIPQEIVNSYFSDGFIEKVICNRHHNDWNIHIVKDQMIPQKMYRQFCKQIQKKFAHIAKIRFNFCFSKSITNQELVSEYWGLFLDWVQREQTSVNGWFSKAKVEVKGQTINVSLLDETGIELAKKKKLDDNIKQFFIDFFSRHFTINFSVDLNRIEEYDRFSEKLEEEERSVTQAILDSTPREIEEDIPDGELVLLLGKKIDEPSVPIQQITDEEKKTVIQGTVLNLEVRELKTGTTLSQFILTDFTDSIKVKIFLKKKEDVKKISLLKNGIWIKLRGKVEYDTFLPVHELTMIPMDLNEVVAPVNFERKDQEKEKRVEFHLHSNMSTMDGMTSIGDYIKTAAKWGHKAIAVTDHGNVQAFPEAFWTASKNNIKMIYGVEANVVNDAIPIALNPSNVTLQDATYVIFDLETTGLSVTNHNIIEIAGVKIKNGEEIDRFTSFVNPHEKIPYNISQLTNITDDMVVDAPDLKEIFPKFIQFIGDAILVAHNARFDAGFVQAACEKCGLEKVDNIVIDTLELARFLFPNFKNHRLNTLADKLKVSLDNHHRAIDDTIALQHIFVHLLKELKQRDILNVSQLNDYAGLDLSKARPFHCCIYAMNMVGKKNLYKLISLSHTEHFNRVATIPKSVLIDHREGLIISSGCEKGELFESVLNKSFAEAEEVAQFYDVLEIQPIGVNQHLIDKGLVTHRLHLEEANKKICNLGEKLNKPVIATGNVHYLQPREKINRDITIHGITGFSPLKDLEKPDVHFRTTTEMLAEFEHLGQEKAYEVVIKNTNDLADRFEDIELFPDKPFFPVIEGADEEIRNTCYTTAKEIYGEELPKIVTERLEKELVPIINAGFAALYLISEKLVKKSNRDGYLVGSRGSVGSSVVAMMLGISEVNPLPPHYLCNTCKHSEWFTDGSVRSGFDIEDKTCPKCDGQLKGDGQDIPFETFLGFKGDKVPDIDLNFSGEYQPNAHHYTKVLFGEENVYRAGTIGTVAEKTAFGYVKKYEEDKLKSWRNAEVVRLSTGCTGVKRSTGQHPGGIVVVPDYIDVEDITPVQYPADDTSADWKTTHFDYHAFDANLLKLDILGHDDPTMMRMLQDLTEVDPTTIPMNDSKIMSVFNSTDALNVTPEQIKSPVGTYGVPEMGTKFVRQMLKETKPSTFADLLQISGLSHGTGVWLGNAQELIKNNTCSIKTVIGCRDDIMLYLIYKGGLEAGLAFQITESVRKGKGLKDEWITTMKEHKIPQWYIDSCLKIEYMFPKAHAAAYVISAVRTVYFKVHYPIAFYATYFSVRTEDFDVDVFCQGYNAILKKLNEIEELGFKATAKEKSMISILEMALEMTARGFTFKGINLYRSDAEKYIIDGDSLIPPFSAIQGIGVNAAKNIVEAREGGEFLSIEDFRQRSKVSKTVVETLNGFGCFNGLPETNQLSLF; this comes from the coding sequence ATGATGAATCTATGTCTGGCTTGTTGCAATTGGGAGGGGAACAACATAGAAAATGTAAATAATCATGAAAAAAGAACACGTTTTGAATTGTTGATGAAACAAGCAGGAATTCCGCAGGAAATCGTGAATTCTTATTTTTCTGATGGATTCATCGAAAAGGTAATATGCAATCGACATCATAATGATTGGAATATTCATATTGTCAAAGATCAGATGATTCCACAAAAAATGTATAGGCAATTTTGTAAACAAATTCAAAAAAAATTCGCCCATATTGCTAAAATTAGGTTTAACTTTTGTTTTTCTAAATCCATTACAAATCAGGAGCTAGTATCTGAGTATTGGGGGCTATTTCTAGATTGGGTTCAAAGAGAACAGACATCAGTAAATGGTTGGTTTAGTAAGGCAAAGGTTGAAGTGAAGGGTCAAACAATCAATGTTTCTTTGTTAGATGAAACAGGAATAGAATTGGCAAAGAAAAAGAAACTAGACGATAACATCAAACAATTCTTTATTGATTTTTTCTCGAGACATTTTACTATTAACTTTTCTGTTGATTTGAATAGAATTGAGGAATACGATCGATTTTCCGAAAAATTAGAAGAGGAAGAACGATCTGTAACTCAAGCTATATTGGATTCAACACCTAGAGAGATTGAAGAAGACATTCCCGATGGTGAATTAGTGCTATTACTTGGGAAAAAGATAGATGAACCATCTGTACCTATTCAGCAAATTACGGATGAAGAGAAAAAAACGGTTATTCAAGGGACAGTACTTAATTTAGAAGTAAGGGAACTTAAAACAGGTACAACTTTATCTCAATTTATACTAACTGATTTTACAGACTCAATTAAAGTCAAAATATTTTTAAAGAAGAAGGAAGATGTAAAAAAAATATCATTGTTAAAAAATGGAATATGGATAAAATTAAGAGGGAAAGTTGAATATGATACCTTTCTTCCTGTACATGAATTGACGATGATTCCAATGGATTTGAATGAGGTTGTTGCACCAGTTAATTTTGAGCGGAAGGATCAAGAAAAGGAGAAACGTGTTGAATTCCATCTTCATAGCAATATGAGCACAATGGATGGAATGACTTCGATCGGTGATTATATAAAAACTGCAGCTAAGTGGGGCCATAAAGCGATTGCTGTGACTGACCATGGTAATGTTCAAGCATTTCCGGAAGCTTTTTGGACAGCAAGTAAAAATAATATAAAAATGATTTATGGGGTAGAGGCAAATGTTGTTAATGATGCGATTCCAATTGCGCTTAACCCTTCCAATGTTACTTTGCAAGATGCTACATATGTTATTTTTGATTTGGAGACCACGGGACTTTCTGTAACGAATCATAATATTATAGAAATTGCTGGAGTGAAAATAAAAAATGGAGAAGAAATTGATAGGTTTACTTCATTTGTGAATCCGCATGAAAAAATACCATATAATATAAGCCAGTTGACGAATATTACAGATGATATGGTTGTAGATGCACCAGATCTGAAAGAAATATTTCCTAAATTTATTCAGTTTATTGGGGATGCTATTTTAGTAGCTCATAATGCTAGATTTGATGCGGGGTTTGTACAAGCAGCATGTGAGAAATGTGGGTTGGAAAAGGTAGATAATATAGTGATAGATACTTTAGAACTGGCGAGGTTCCTTTTTCCAAATTTTAAAAACCACAGATTGAACACATTAGCTGATAAATTAAAAGTCAGTTTAGACAATCATCACAGAGCGATTGATGACACCATTGCATTGCAACATATCTTTGTACATTTATTAAAAGAGTTGAAACAAAGAGATATTCTAAATGTAAGCCAACTTAATGATTATGCTGGATTAGATCTTTCTAAAGCAAGACCTTTCCATTGTTGTATTTATGCTATGAATATGGTAGGAAAGAAAAATTTATATAAATTAATTTCATTATCACACACAGAGCATTTTAATAGAGTTGCTACGATTCCAAAAAGTGTTTTAATCGATCACAGAGAAGGTTTAATCATTTCCTCAGGGTGTGAAAAGGGTGAATTGTTCGAATCCGTATTAAATAAATCATTCGCTGAAGCAGAGGAAGTAGCTCAATTTTATGATGTTTTAGAAATACAGCCGATTGGTGTAAATCAACATCTTATAGACAAAGGTTTAGTTACACATCGTTTGCATTTGGAAGAAGCAAACAAAAAAATATGTAATCTAGGGGAAAAGCTGAATAAACCTGTTATCGCTACAGGTAACGTTCACTACCTGCAACCTAGAGAGAAAATAAACAGAGATATAACGATTCATGGAATTACAGGATTCAGTCCACTAAAAGATTTGGAAAAACCAGATGTACATTTTAGAACAACCACAGAAATGTTAGCTGAATTTGAACATCTTGGACAAGAGAAAGCTTATGAGGTTGTTATTAAAAACACAAACGATTTGGCAGATCGCTTTGAAGATATCGAGTTGTTTCCTGATAAACCGTTTTTCCCAGTCATCGAAGGGGCAGATGAGGAAATAAGAAATACATGTTATACAACAGCTAAGGAAATCTATGGTGAGGAACTGCCTAAAATTGTTACAGAAAGATTAGAGAAAGAACTTGTTCCTATTATTAATGCAGGATTTGCTGCTCTATATTTAATCTCAGAAAAATTGGTTAAGAAATCTAATCGGGATGGTTATCTAGTTGGATCTCGGGGGTCAGTAGGATCTTCAGTTGTAGCTATGATGTTAGGCATATCTGAGGTAAATCCGTTACCTCCTCATTATTTGTGCAATACTTGTAAACATAGTGAGTGGTTTACTGACGGAAGTGTTCGTAGTGGTTTTGATATCGAAGATAAAACTTGTCCAAAATGTGATGGTCAGTTAAAGGGAGATGGTCAGGATATTCCATTTGAAACTTTTCTAGGATTTAAAGGAGACAAGGTTCCTGATATTGACTTGAATTTCTCTGGAGAATATCAGCCTAATGCACATCATTACACTAAGGTGCTTTTTGGAGAAGAAAATGTTTATCGTGCTGGAACGATTGGTACTGTGGCAGAAAAAACGGCATTTGGTTATGTGAAAAAATATGAAGAAGATAAATTGAAAAGTTGGAGAAATGCTGAAGTGGTAAGGCTAAGTACAGGGTGTACAGGAGTGAAACGTAGTACTGGACAGCATCCAGGAGGCATTGTCGTTGTTCCAGATTATATTGATGTTGAGGATATCACACCTGTTCAATATCCTGCTGACGATACATCAGCAGATTGGAAAACAACCCATTTTGATTATCATGCTTTTGATGCTAACTTATTGAAGTTAGATATTTTAGGGCATGATGATCCTACCATGATGAGGATGTTACAGGATCTAACGGAAGTGGACCCAACCACTATTCCTATGAACGATTCAAAAATCATGAGCGTGTTTAACTCAACAGATGCTTTAAATGTAACACCTGAGCAAATCAAATCACCTGTAGGAACATATGGTGTCCCTGAGATGGGCACAAAATTTGTAAGACAAATGTTAAAGGAAACAAAACCTTCAACTTTTGCTGATTTATTGCAAATATCAGGTCTCTCACACGGTACGGGAGTTTGGTTAGGAAATGCCCAAGAACTTATTAAAAACAATACGTGTTCGATTAAAACGGTTATTGGTTGTCGTGATGACATCATGTTATATTTAATTTACAAGGGTGGTTTGGAGGCAGGCCTTGCATTTCAAATTACAGAAAGTGTTCGTAAAGGAAAAGGTTTAAAGGATGAATGGATTACTACAATGAAAGAGCACAAAATTCCACAATGGTACATAGATTCATGTTTGAAAATTGAATATATGTTTCCAAAGGCCCATGCTGCCGCATATGTTATTTCTGCTGTAAGAACCGTTTATTTTAAAGTTCATTATCCTATTGCATTTTATGCGACTTACTTTTCTGTTCGAACAGAAGATTTTGATGTTGATGTATTTTGTCAAGGTTACAACGCAATTTTAAAAAAATTAAATGAAATTGAAGAATTGGGTTTTAAAGCAACAGCCAAAGAAAAAAGTATGATCTCCATTTTAGAAATGGCTTTAGAAATGACTGCTCGTGGTTTTACATTCAAAGGTATTAACTTATATAGATCAGATGCTGAAAAATATATAATAGATGGCGATTCCTTAATCCCTCCATTTTCTGCGATTCAAGGAATTGGTGTGAATGCTGCTAAAAATATAGTCGAAGCTAGAGAGGGCGGCGAGTTTTTATCAATTGAAGATTTTAGGCAACGCTCTAAGGTATCTAAAACAGTTGTTGAAACATTAAATGGTTTTGGTTGTTTTAATGGTTTACCAGAGACGAACCAACTATCATTATTTTAG